GCCGCCGGTAGCAGCGCCGCAGCTCCTCGTGCGTCCACCACCACCGGTGCCTCGACGCCTTGGGGTTGGACGGGTCGTCGCGCGCGTAGGTGCGTTCGGCGATGAAGTCCTTCCACCGTTCGTGCCATGCGTTGAGGGCCTCGCCCCACCTGACGGCCTGCCCGGCCGTCTCGACCGAGGTGAGCCTGTCGGACAGCCTCTTCAGCTCGCGGCCGGCCTGGAGCCTGGGCCTGGACGTCAGGTCCGTCCTCGTGTTGCGCTGCACGTGCACCAGGCAGCGCTGGATCCTCGTTCCCGGCCACGCCTGCGTGCACGCCGCCTCCGCGCCGCGCAGCCCGTCGGTGATGAGCACGTCCGGCGCGGGAAGCCGGGAGAACAGGGCCAGGTATGCGGCCTTGGACTCGTGCGCGCACCACTGCCAGTCCAGCACCTCGCCGGTTTGCCCGTCGATGGCGATGATCAGGCACCAGCCGTGGCCCATGTACGTGCCGTCCGCCATGACCGTGTGGCGCCTGGCGTCCGGCGGGGCGATGCGCGGGCGGATGCGCCAGCACCATGCGATTCGTTTGCGCAGGGCGCGGGCGTCGCCCGCGGAGTCCGCCGCCCTTTGGGATGACGGCCCCAGCAGCCAGGAAAGGAACTCCTCCAGCGTCCGCTCCCGCCTGCGCCGCCGCTGCGGCATCGTCGAGCTCAACCGGCAGGCCGGGCATTTCCACCGCTGGACGCCCTTGCCGGTCCGCCCGTTCTTCTTCATCGCACGCCCGCACACGGGGCATCTCTTCGCTTTGCTGGATGGTGTTCTCACGCCATCCAGCCCACCACCGGGGGCGCATCATTTTCCACGCGACAAAAATGACAGGCCGACACGCCTGCTCCCACAAGGCCGGGCCACGGTTATAAGCACCACAAAAGTTCCTATAGGCCGCGTTTGCCCCAAACAGGGGCTAGACTGGTTCCTATTGATTTGACGAAAGGGACCCGAATTGACCGAAATAAACGATAAGGCCCAACTGGATATCGCCGCCGCTGACGACACCGACGCCGTCACCTCGGACACCACCGAAGAAACCGTAAACACCCCTGAAGTGGATGAGACTTTCGAGCTTTCGGCCGCCAAGATGCGCGAGCATGGCATGAGCGAAACCGCCATCAACCAGTTCCGCCATTTGTATGACGTATGGCGCCATGAAGAAGCCTCCAGCTGGATTCGTGAGGACGACATCGAGCCGCTTGGCCACGTGCCCAGCTTCCACGACGTCTATGAGACCATCAACCACGACAAGGCCGTGGACGCCTTCGCCAAGACCGCATTCCTCAAGCTCAATGGCGGTCTGGGCACCTCCATGGGATTGGACAAGGCCAAGTCGCTGTTGCCGGTGCGTAGGCACAAGGCCAAGCAGATGCGCTTCATCGACATCATCCTCGGCCAGGTGCTCACCGCCCGGACCCGTCTGAACGTGGAACTGCCGCTGACCTTCATGAATTCCTTCCGCACTTCGGCGGACACGATGAAGGCGCTCAAGCAGCATCGAAAGTTCAGCCAGCATGACGTGCCGATGGAAATCATCCAGCATCAGGAACCCAAGCTCGTGGCCGCCACCGGCGAACCTGTGAGCTACCCTGTGAACCCGGAGCTGGAATGGTGCCCGCCCGGCCACGGCGACCTGTTCTCCACCATCTGGGAGTCTGGTCTGCTTGACGTATTGGAGGAGCACGGCTTCAAGTATCTGTTCATCTCCAATTCCG
The window above is part of the Bifidobacterium longum subsp. infantis ATCC 15697 = JCM 1222 = DSM 20088 genome. Proteins encoded here:
- a CDS encoding IS256-like element ISBlo16 family transposase; the protein is MRTPSSKAKRCPVCGRAMKKNGRTGKGVQRWKCPACRLSSTMPQRRRRRERTLEEFLSWLLGPSSQRAADSAGDARALRKRIAWCWRIRPRIAPPDARRHTVMADGTYMGHGWCLIIAIDGQTGEVLDWQWCAHESKAAYLALFSRLPAPDVLITDGLRGAEAACTQAWPGTRIQRCLVHVQRNTRTDLTSRPRLQAGRELKRLSDRLTSVETAGQAVRWGEALNAWHERWKDFIAERTYARDDPSNPKASRHRWWWTHEELRRCYRRLERLFREGRLFAYLEPELLKGGPVARTTNRLEGGVNSVVKDVLRNHRGLPEEHMRRACEWVCYMKTAHPRPESFIPDALRKGEKATTPEPDDSVAPAYGTGIDWNEFHTTTRYPNTTD